One Spinacia oleracea cultivar Varoflay chromosome 4, BTI_SOV_V1, whole genome shotgun sequence DNA segment encodes these proteins:
- the LOC110786925 gene encoding BTB/POZ domain-containing protein At3g22104, with amino-acid sequence MDVCCDVEVDVNGEGIFMVDKKVLSSFSGRLRQLFGKSVSNGSNLKVIFHDFPGGAEIFELVARFCYNNGSIEISPTTLSFLHSAAYFMEMRKSASGTENLIEQTEKSLEEISYWTWADLLLALKQNQELAVDMINTCGVVQKCLDTLVGRLALTAETSPCLSTCSPESFGFRISCDSRSTESFKTSCCRSNWWFEDLLVLNQNLVQLAIKSMVSQKFDHVTISRFLFHYQKSKFISAQIDDKCRIIEMVVNSLCSLDHLSISYKNLMGILRISLSLNTSKCSRSRLEGIIGLRMDEATLDNILIPSPQGVNYLYDVNLVLRFLKSFLSGGRLSKVSNDRITRVGHLLDSYLAEVAPDPCLRSSKFIALATALPDSSRDSYDEMYHAMDMYLEVHTDLTEEETFNICSALNYEKLSPEACVHLSKNIKFPSSSTVQALLSQQTKLKSLLLDANYPNSGSSSPSTTTGAKNQKEESSQQLVLYAGKFRVMTENNNIKAHLQGMQCRVTELEKVCQKMQNQVAKMLRSKSPSHMNPKSLPRFCS; translated from the exons ATGGATGTTTGTTGTGATGTTGAAGTTGATGTTAATGGTGAAGGTATTTTCATGGTGGATAAG AAAGTTTTATCTTCCTTCTCAGGTAGATTAAGGCAACTATTTGGTAAATCTGTAAGTAATGGGAGTAATTTAAAAGTGATATTTCATGACTTCCCTGGAGGAGCTGAGATATTCGAGTTGGTTGCAAGGTTTTGCTATAATAATGGCAGCATTGAAATAAGTCCAACTACATTGAGCTTTCTCCATTCTGCAGCATACTTCATGGAAATGAGAAAATCTGCGTCTGGGACTGAAAATCTAATAGAGCAGACTGAAAAATCACTTGAAGAGATTAGCTACTGGACTTGGGCAGATCTTTTGTTGGCTTTAAAGCAAAACCAAGAGTTGGCTGTAGATATGATCAACACATGTGGTGTGGTTCAGAAATGCCTTGATACTCTTGTTGGAAGGTTGGCATTGACTGCTGAAACCAGCCCGTGTCTATCTACTTGTTCACCTGAGAgctttggttttcggatttcatGTGATTCTCGTAGTACTGAGAGCTTCAAGACAAGCTGCTGTCGATCAAATTGGTGGTTTGAAGATCTATTGGTACTAAATCAGAATTTGGTTCAACTGGCCATTAAATCTATGGTTTCTCAGAAGTTTGATCATGTGACCATAAGTAGGTTCCTTTTTCATTATCAAAAGTCGAAATTCATTTCCGCCCAAATTGATGACAAGTGTAGAATAATTGAGATGGTCGTCAACAGTTTATGTTCCCTTGATCATCTGTCTATTTCTTACAAGAATCTGATGGGGATTTTAAGAATTTCGCTAAGTCTCAACACAAGTAAGTGCAGCAGAAGTAGATTAGAAGGTATAATTGGTTTGAGAATGGATGAAGCAACATTGGATAATATCCTCATTCCTTCACCACAAGGGGTAAACTATTTATATGATGTGAACCTTGTTTTGAGGTTCCTGAAATCATTTCTTAGTGGCGGTCGTCTATCTAAGGTTTCAAATGATAGAATTACAAGAGTAGGCCACTTATTGGATTCATATTTGGCAGAAGTAGCTCCAGATCCATGCTTACGATCTTCCAAATTTATCGCTCTTGCAACTGCATTACCTGACTCTTCTAGAGACTCTTATGATGAAATGTATCATGCCATGGATATGTACTTAGAG GTTCATACTGATTTAACTGAAGAAGAAACATTCAACATTTGTTCTGCCTTGAACTACGAAAAGCTCTCACCAGAAGCCTGCGTTCACCTCTCAAAAAATATTAAGTTTCCATCGAGTTCTACTGTGCAAGCTCTCCTTTCTCAGCAAACAAAGCTTAAAAGCTTGCTCCTTGATGCAAATTACCCAAACTCAGGATCTTCTTCCCCTTCCACAACAACTGGagccaaaaatcaaaaggaagaATCAAGTCAGCAGCTTGTGCTTTATGCAGGAAAATTCCGTGTTATGACCGAGAACAACAACATTAAAGCACACTTACAAGGAATGCAATGCAGGGTTACAGAATTGGAGAAAGTTTGTCAGAAAATGCAAAATCAGGTGGCCAAAATGTTGAGATCAAAATCaccaagccatatgaatccCAAATCATTGCCTAGATTTTGCTCGTAA